A stretch of the Pongo pygmaeus isolate AG05252 chromosome 16, NHGRI_mPonPyg2-v2.0_pri, whole genome shotgun sequence genome encodes the following:
- the MKRN3 gene encoding probable E3 ubiquitin-protein ligase makorin-3, producing MEEPAAPSEAHEAAGAQAGAEAAREGVSGPDLPVCEPSGESAAPDSALPHAARGWAPFPVAPVPAHLRRGGLRPAPASGGGAWPSPLPSRSSGIWTKQIICRYYIHGQCKEGENCRYSHDLSGRKMATEGGVSPPGASAGGGPSTAAHIEPPTQEVAEAPPAASSLSLPVIGSAAERGFFEAERDNADRGAAGGAGVESWADAIEFVPGQPYRGRWVASAPEAPLQSSETERKQMAVGRGLRFCYYASRGVCFRGESCMYLHGDMCDMCGLQTLHPMDAAQREEHMRACIEAHEKDMELSFAVQRGMDKVCGICMEVVYEKANPNDRRFGILSNCNHSFCIRCIRRWRNARQFENRIIKSCPQCRVTSELVIPSEFWVEEEEEKQKLIQQYKEAMSNKACRYFAEGRGNCPFGSTCFYKHEYPEGWGDEPPGPGGGSFSAYWHQLVEPVRMGEGNMLYKSIKKELVVLRLASLLFKRFLSLRDELPFSEDQWDLLRYELEEYFNLNL from the coding sequence ATGGAAGAGCCTGCAGCTCCCTCAGAAGCCCACGAGGCAGCCGGGGCCCAGGCAGGTGCTGAGGCAGCAAGGGAGGGTGTGTCTGGGCCGGACCTTCCCGTCTGTGAGCCCTCCGGGGAATCTGCTGCTCCAGATTCAGCCCTGCCACATGCGGCAAGGGGCTGGGCCCCCTTCCCTGTAGCTCCAGTCCCTGCCCACCTCCGCAGAGGAGGCCTGAGGCCTGCACCAGCCTCaggaggaggagcctggcccaGTCCGTTGCCGAGCCGAAGCAGCGGCATTTGGACAAAGCAGATCATCTGCAGGTATTATATACATGGGCAGTGCAAGGAGGGGGAGAACTGTCGCTATTCCCACGACCTTTCTGGTCGGAAGATGGCCACTGAGGGCGGCGTTTCGCCGCCTGGGGCCTCTGCAGGTGGAGGCCCTAGCACGGCTGCGCACATCGAGCCCCCGACTCAGGAAGTGGCGGAAGCCCCCCCGGCTGCATCCTCCCTTTCCTTGCCTGTGATTGGCTCGGCTGCTGAAAGGGGTTTCTTTGAAGCCGAGAGAGACAATGCAGACCGTGGAGCTGCTGGAGGAGCAGGTGTAGAAAGCTGGGCGGATGCCATTGAGTTTGTTCCAGGGCAGCCCTACCGGGGCCGCTGGGTTGCATCTGCCCCCGAGGCTCCTCTACAGAGCTCAGAGACTGAGAGGAAGCAGATGGCTGTGGGCAGGGGGTTGCGGTTTTGCTATTATGCTTCCAGGGGAGTTTGCTTTCGTGGGGAGAGCTGTATGTACCTCCACGGAGACATGTGCGACATGTGTGGGCTGCAGACCTTGCACCCCATGGATGCTGCCCAGAGGGAAGAACATATGAGGGCCTGCATTGAAGCACACGAGAAAGATATGGAACTCTCGTTTGCTGTGCAGCGTGGTATGGACAAGGTGTGTGGCATCTGCATGGAGGTTGTCTATGAGAAGGCCAACCCCAATGACCGCCGCTTTGGCATTCTTTCCAATTGCAACCATTCCTTCTGTATTAGATGTATCCGCAGGTGGAGAAATGCCAGACAGTTTGAGAACAGGATCATCAAGTCTTGCCCACAGTGCAGGGTCACCTCCGAATTGGTCATTCCCAGTGAGTtctgggtggaggaggaggaagaaaagcagaaactTATTCAGCAATACAAGGAGGCAATGAGCAACAAGGCCTGCAGGTATTTTGCGGAAGGCAGGGGTAACTGCCCATTTGGAAGCACATGCTTTTACAAGCATGAATACCCTGAGGGCTGGGGAGATGAGCCTCCTGGGCCAGGTGGTGGGTCATTCAGCGCATACTGGCATCAACTTGTGGAGCCTGTGCGAATGGGAGAGGGCAACATGCTCTATAAAAGCATTAAGAAGGAGCTTGTCGTGCTTCGGCTGGCCAGTCTGTTGTTTAAGCGGTTTCTTTCACTGAGAGATGAGTTACCCTTCTCTGAGGACCAGTGGGACTTGCTTCGTTATGAGCTGGAAGAATATTTCAATTTGAATCTGTAG